Below is a genomic region from Ferribacterium limneticum.
CGTGATCACCGCCTGGCCCGGGGCGACCGCCAAGGAGATGGAAGAGCTGGTCGCCGAACCGCTGGAAAAGCGCATGCAGGAGCTGCGCTGGTATGACCGGACCGAGACCTTTACGCGGCCGGGGCTGGCTTTCTCCACGGTGTTCCTGCTCGACAGTACGCCGCCGGCCGACGTCCCCGACCAGTTCTATCAGGCGCGCAAGAAACTCGGCGACGAGGCGCTCAAACTACCGCGTGGCGTCATCGGCCCGATGGTTAATGACGAATATGCCGACGTGACCTTTGCGCTCTACGCCTTGAAAGCCAAGGGCGAGCCGCACCGGCACCTGGTGCGCGACGCCGAGGTCATGCGTCAGCGTCTGCTGCACGTACCTGGCGTCAAGAAGGTGAACATTATCGGCGAGCAGGCCGAAAGAATCTTCATCGAGTTCTCGCATGACCGCCTCGCCACGCTGGGCGTCTCCCCGCGCGACCTCTTCGCCGCGCTCAACAGCCGCAATGTTATGACGCCCGCCGGCTCGATCGAAGCCAAGGGCCCGCAGGTCTTCATCCGGCTGGACGGCGCCATCGATGATCTGGAAGCGATCCGCAATACGCCGGTCGCGGCGCGCGGCCGGACGTTGAAGCTCGGCGACATCGCCGAGGTCAAGCGCGGCTACGAAGATCCAGCCACCTTCCTGATCCGCAACAACGGCGAACCGACCTTGCTGCTTGGCGTAGTCATGCGCGAGGGCTGGAACGGCCTCAATCTGGGCAAGGCGCTGGAGGCGGAAGCGGCGACCATCAACGCCGAAATGCCACTCGGCATGAGCCTCTCCAAGGTGACGGACCAGTCGGTGAATATCCAGTCGGCCGTCGGAGAGTTCATGGTCAAGTTCCTGGTCGCCCTCGGCGTGGTGATACTGGTCGGCTTTCTCAGCATGGGCTGGCGCGCCGGTGTCGTGGTTGCGGCTGCAGTTCCGCTGACCCTCGCCGCCGTCTTCATCATCATGGCGGCGACCGGCAAGAATTTCGACCGCATCACGCTCGGCTCCTTGATTCTGGCGCTGGGGCTGCTGGTCGACGACGCAATCATCGCCATTGAGATGATGGTCGTGAAGATGGAGGAAGGCTACGACCGCATCCGCGCCGCCGCCTATGCCTGGAGCCACACCGCCGCGCCGATGCTGGCCGGCACGCTGGTGACGGCGATTGGCTTCATGCCCAACGGCTTCGCCAAGTCGACCGCGGGCGAATACACCAGCAACATGTTCTGGATCGTCGGCACGGCCTTGATCGCCTCGTGGATCGTTGCCGTCGTATTCACACCCTACCTCGGGGTCAAGCTGCTGCCAAGCTACGAGAAGCATGCGGGCGGGCACGGGGCCATCTACGCCACGCCGAACTACGAGCGCTTCCGCCGGCTGCTGGGCTGGGTGATCCGGCGCAAATGGCTGGTCGCGGCGAGCGTGATCGGCGCCTTCGTGGTCGCAATTCTCGGCATGGGCGTCGTCAACAAGCAGTTCTTTCCGACCTCCGACCGGCCGGAGGTGCTGGTCGAAGTGCAAATGCCGTATGGCACTTCGATCGCGCAAACCAGCGCCGCGACAGCCAAGGTCGAAGCATGGCTGGCAGAGCAGCAGGAGGCCAGGGTCGTGACGTCCTATATCGGCCAGGGCGCGCCCCGCTTCTTCCTGGCGATGTCACCCGAATTGCCCGATCCGTCGTTTGCCAAGATCGTGGTCCTGACGGGCGATGACAAGGAACGCGAAGCCCTCAAGTTCAGACTGCGCCAGGCGGCAGCCGACGGCTTGGCACCCGAGGCGCGGGTGCGCGTGACCCAGATCGTCTTCGGCCCCCCGTCGCCATTTCCCGTGGCCTACCGCGTCATGGGGCCGGACCCGGACAAGCTGCGCGACATCGCGGCAGAGGTGCGTGGCGTCATGCAGGCCTCCGCCCAGATGCGGACGGTTAACACCGACTGGGGCGAGCGCGTGCCCGCACTGCATTTTTCGCTCGACCAGGATCGCCTGCAGAACATCGGCCTGACGTCTACCGATGTGGCCCAGCAGTTACAGTTCCTGCTGAGCGGCATCCCGATTACGGAAGTGCGCGAGGACATCCGTTCGGTGCAGGTCACGGCCAGATCGGGCGGCAACACGAGGCTCGATCCGGGCAGGATTGGCGACTTCACCCTGGTCGGTGCGGCCGGTCAAAAGATTCCGCTGTCGCAGGTCGGCAAGGTTGATGTCCGCATGGAAGATCCCATCCTGCGCCGCCGCGACCGCACCCCAACCATCACCGTGCGTGGCGATATCGCCGAGGGCTTGCAGCCGCCGGATGTTTCCAGCGCCGTGTGGCAGGAGCTGCAGCCGATCATTGCCAAACTGCCGGCCGGCTACCGGATCGAAATGGCCGGCGCCATCGAGGAGTCGGGCAAGGCCAATCGGGCTCTGGCGCCGGTCTTCCCGATCATGATCGCGCTGACCCTGATCACCATCATCTTCCAGGTGCGCTCGATCGCCGCAATGATGATGGTATTCGCCACCGCACCGCTCGGCTTGATCGGCGTCGTGCCCACCCTATTGTTGTTCGGGCAGCCGTTCGGCATAAATGCGCTGGTCGGCCTGATTGCGCTGTCCGGCATCCTGATGCGCAACACGCTGATCCTGATCGGGCAGATCCGCGACAACATCGCGGATGGATTGGTGCCCTTCAACGCCGTCGTCGAGGCCACCGTGCAGCGCGCCCGTCCGGTCATCCTGACCGCACTCGCCGCCATGCTGGCGTTCATTCCGCTGACCCATTCGGTGTTCTGGGGCACGCTGGCCTATACGCTCATCGGCGGCACCTTCGCCGGGACGATTCTGACCCTGGTTTTCCTGCCGGCCTTGTACGCGATTTGGTTCAAGATCCGGCCAACGGCGGGAGACGGGCAAGCGGTTCCTGCGGTGCATCCGGAACCGGTCGCGGCCTAATCCAAGAAATCGGCGCGCCGGCCCCGCTGCGGATTGCCGGCACTCCGCCACTATTACCACGCTCCGCGGTACTCTCAGGGTATGGTCTGGGATATCAGCGCTTTGCTGCGTGGAGTTTTGACTTTTGAAGTCTGCTTTGAACCGAGCCGAACGGGCGCTTAGCACGAAGTACTCATTCGCCGATGAAGGAAGTGGACTTTCTGGCGGCATGCCACCTTAACGTCGGTAACCTGCACAAAACCGGCCACTCAACAGAGTCAGCCTCAACGGCGGCTATGGCCGAAATCCCGCCCCCAGCCGAAACTTCCCCTCCGCCAAAATTGGGTCTCGGCAACCGCTAAGCCAAGGCTGCAATACGGTCAACCGGCCTCTTCAACAACCGGCTGCTCAACCATCTGTTTCGCCAGCCGCCCCGCCAGATCCAGCAACTCCCCGCTATTTTCCAGACCATCAAGGAAGCGCTGGGGAATTCCCGAGAGGCCGGTTTGGGCGCCGGTCAGGGCGCCGGCGAGGATGGCGCGGGACTGGTTTTGGCCGCCGCCGTTGATGGCGTGGAGCACGGCTGATTCGAAGTCGTCGTGAAAGCGGGCGGCCAGGTAGTAGGCGGCTGGGAACTGGTGGTAGGCGGCGCAGGGTAGGCCGTAGACGAGGGAGACTTTCCAGGCGGGGTCGATGTGGATGTCGGGGTCGGTCGCTGCCAGGGCAATCGATGACTGGCTGAGCAGGGCGTCTGGCGAGGGGAAGCGTCCGGTGGTTGGCGCTTCGGGCTGGCCGGCTTGCGGTGCCTGCAGGTTGCCGCTGGTGACGGTGTGAAAGGGCAGTTCGCCCGATTTGACGCGGGCCATCAGTTTGCCCGAGATGTTGGCATCGAGTGCCTGCCCTTCAACCAGCATGCCAAGGACGGCGCCGAAGGCGACGGTCATTGCCATGACCGTTCCGTCTGTCTGCGTTAGCGCCGTGTTCCGGCTGACGGCCGAGGCGAGTTGTGCCGGCTGCAGGGCGTAGCGGATGGCGATGGCGAGAATGCGCTCGGCGGCTTCGGTGGTGTCGGCGTTTCCGGCAATCTGTCCCCAGGGCAAGCCGGATTTCACTCGCCGGCGCCAGGCTTCGCGGATCGACTGGCTGGTGTAGCCGCCCGGTCCGTTCATCGGTGTGCCGTCAAGCTGCGGGAAGAGTTCGTTGTCCATGCGACGGCAGAAGTCGGCTTGGTCGTAGCTGCCGCTATCGACGAGTGACTGGACGGTGAGGCGCAGCAGTATTCCGGATTGCGAGAGTTGCCCGGCTTGCATGCCGGCGTGGTAGCGCCCGGGTTTGGGCGTGGTGTAGTCGTTGATCCACTGGCCATAATCGGCGTGGAGTTGGTCGAGGTCGTAGTACCAGTGCGGGCCAAGGGCCAGGGCGTCGCCGATGAAGGCGCCGATCAGGGCGCCCATGGCGCGATCTTCAAGGGCGTGGGCGGGCGTCATGGCTGGGCTTGCAGTTTGTCTTGCGTCCGGGTGGCGAAATCGCTGGCGTCGTGGCGCTCGTGCAGTTGGTCTTCGAGCGGCCCGGTCACCCGGTTGACCATGCGGCCGCGTTTGGCGGCCGGGCGCTGGGCGATTTCATCGGCCCAGCGAATGACGTGGGTGTATTCGTCGACCTGCAGGAATTCGCCGGCCTCGTAGAGCTGGCCTTTGGCCAGGGCGCCGTACCAGGGCCAGATGGCCATGTCGGCTATGGTGTAGTCGTCGCCGGCGACGTAGGGGTGGTCGGCCAGCCGGCGGTTGAGGACGTCCATCTGGCGTTTGACTTCCATGGCGAAGCGGTCGATGGCGTATTCGATTTTGCTCGGCGCGTAGGCATAGAAATGGCCGAAGCCGCCGCCGAGGAAAGGGCCGCTGCCCATCTGCCAGAACAGCCAGGACAGGCATTCGGCGCGGCGGGCCGGGTCGGTCGGCACAAAGGCGCCGAATTTTTCGGCCAGGTAGAGCAGGATCGATCCGGACTCGAACACGCGGATCGGTTCGGGGCCGCTGCAATCGAGCAGGGCGGGGATCTTGGAATTGGGATTCACCTCGACGAAACCGCTGCCGAATTGATCGCCTTCGGTGATGCGGATCAGCCAGGCGTCGTATTCCGCGCCAGCATGGCCAAGGGCGAGCAACTCTTCGAGCATGAGCGTGACCTTGACGCCGTTGGGCGTGGCCAGCGAATACAACTGCAGCGGATGTTTGCCGTGCGGTAGCGCTTGCTCATGGGTCGCCCCGGCAATCGGCCGGTTGATGTTGGCGAAACGGCCGCCGTTGGCTTTATCCCAGGTCCAGATCTTGGGCGGGGTGTAAGTGGTCGGGGTGGACATGGGGGCTTTCTTGGGCGGGTTGTTGTCGCATCGTGGGACAGCGGGGGGCGGGGAACAGTTCATCGGCTAAACCGAACCGCTCCCCGGCTCTTGTCAGGGGAGGGAGATTTCAATTTTGGCCGTTTTTTCCGGTTGACCGTGCGAAGCAGCGAGCCTCAGGCCAGCGGTTCGCAGCGCAGCCAGACGGTGAAGCGCGCGCCGGCGCCGGGGGAACTGGTCGCTGTGAGGTGGCCGCCGTAGCGTTCGATCAGGTTTTTGCTGACCCACAGGCCGAGTCCGTTGCCGCCCGGTTTTTTGGCCGTGAAGAAGGGTTCGAACAGGTGCTCGAGGTCGGCCTTGCTGATGCCCGGTCCGGAATCCTCGACGTAGAGCTGGATGCCGACCGGCATGTCGGCTTCGTCCCAGTCGTCGACGGCGATTCTCAGCACGCCGCCCTCGGGCATGGCCTGGATGGCGTTGACCAGCAGGTTGATGACCACCTGTTGCAACTCGTTCTTGTTGCAGATGATCTGGCGGGTCGAATCGACCTGCTGTTCGATGGCGATATTGCCGGTCTTCAACAGGTGCCGAACGAGCAACAGGCTGTCCTGGATCAGTTGGGCAGGGTCGGTCGGTTCGAGATAGCCGACGTAATCCTGCGGCCGGGCGAATTGCAGCAGTTTGGCGACGATCAGCCGGATGCGCTGGACCTGTTCGTGGATCAGCCTGATTTCCGGCGCGACGGGTTCGGCCTGCGGGCCGAGCAGGTCGCGCAGGACGTCGAGGTTGCCCTGGATGACGGCGATCGGGTTGTTGATCTCGTGGGCGATGCCGGCCGTCAGCTGGCCGATGGCGGCGAGTTTTTCGTTCATGACCAGTTGCGACTGGGCGGCCTTGAGGTCGGCCACGGCCTGCTCCAGCTCGGCCGTGCGCGCCGCCACCTTGGCGTCGAGTGAGGCACCCCAGCGCTTGAGCGAGGTGGCCTGGGCCTGCAGGCGGTCGAGCATGCGGTCGAAGTGGGCGGCGACAACGCCGAGTTCATCCTGGCTGGCCACCGTGCCGACGCGGGCTTCGTCCTGGCCGTTTTCGATGGCGTGCATGGTGGCGTGCATGCGCTCGATCGGCTTGAAAACACGGCGCGCCCAGAGCACGGCAAAGACGCCGGCGATCAGCATGGCCAGCGCGAAGAGCACGATGAGGCCGGCGAAGGCCTGTTTGCGGGCATCGACGAAGGGGCCTTCGAGGAAGCCGACGTAGAGCATGCCGATCCGTTGCTGGTGGCTGTCGAGCAGCGGTTCGTAAGCCGAGACGTACCAGTCGCTGACGACGAAGGCGCGATCGAGCCAGGTCTGGCCGGCGCCGAGCACGGTGTCGTAGACCGCCTGCGAAACGCGGGTGCCGATAGCCCGGGTGTCGCCAAACAGGCGGACGTTGGTGGCGACGCGCACGTCGCCGAGGAACAGCGTTGCCGTGCCGGCGCTGCCAAAGGGCAGGGCGCCTTCGGGGTAAACGATGGCATTGAGACGATCGATGAAATCGAGATTCTTGTTGAGCAGCACGCCGCCGGTCAGGACGCCGATCAGCCGGCCGTCGGCATCGTGCACCGGGGCGGCCGAGTGGATGACCAGGCCGCGCGTTTCCGCCGCGCGCGGGTCGGGCCGGGCATTCGCCGTGGCGACGATGGGCGTGCGGGCGCGGCTGGCCAGTTCGGGACTGATGGTGAACAGCTGCGGGGCGGAGAACACTTCTGTTTCGGTGCTTGCCTTGCCGGCCAGCGCCGCGGCGATCACCGACCAGGTGGCGGCATCCTGTTTGCTACGGTCAACGTCAAAAAAGTGCAAAAAATCAAGTTTGTATTCGAGCTGCGTCGAGTTGAGCAGGCTGGCGACGACTTGTTCCGGCTGGCCGCGCGCGCTGCGCAGGGTGCGCGCCAGCCGTTCGGATGCAGCCAGGCTGGCCACCGAGCGGCCGACACCATCGGTCACCCGCTCGAAGTAGCCGTGGGCGACGGCGAGGTCGGAGCGCACCTTGGTGACGAGCAGGCGGTCGAGATAATCGCCGCCCCAGTAGGCCAGTGCGGCCATCGCCAGCGGCAGCACGATGCCGAGCGGGATCAGCGCCAGCAGCAAGAGCCGGGCGCGGATCGAGCGCTGGATCGGCGGGGTCAGATCCCCCAGGCCTGGCACTTGCGGTCCATCGTTTTGCGTGAGATGCCGAGCCGCCGGCTGGCTTCGGATTTATTGCCGTCGCTGGCGGCGAGCACGGCGAGAATGTGGCGTTTTTCCACGGCTTCGAGGGTCTCGGCGTTGCTCGAAATGGCCGCGATGCCGATTTCCGGTTCGCTGCCGATGTCGAACCAGCCGAGGATCAGCGAGCGTTCGACCAGATTGCGCAGTTCGCGCACATTGCCCGGCCAGTCGTAATCGGCCATCCGGGCCAGGGTGCGCGGGTCGAGGCTGAGCGGCGCGACGCCGAGGCTGGGGGTGAGCAAGGCCATGAAATGCTCGACGAGCAGCGGGATGTCCTCCGGCCGGTCGCGCAACGGCGGTAGCGTGACTTCGAGCACCTGCAGCCGGTAATAAAGATCGGGCCGGAAGCGCTGGGCGGCGACTTCGCTTTTCAGGTCGCGGTTGGTGGCGGCGATGACGCGCACGTCGACGGCGATTTCCTGTTCCGAGCCGACCGGCCGGATGCGCCTTTCCTCCAGCGCGCGGAGCAGTTTGGCTTGTGCGGCAAGCGGCAGTTCGGAGATTTCATCAAGGAACAGCGTGCCGCCGCGGGCGTAATAGAACAGGCCCTCGCGACTCTGCGCGGCACCGGTGTAGGCGCCCTTGACGTGGCCGAACAGTTCGGATTCGATCAGTTCGGCCGAAATCGCCGCGCAATTGACCGGCACGAAGGGGCCGCTGGCGCGCGGGCTCATGCGGTGCAAGGCGCGCGCAGCGACTTCCTTGCCCGTACCGGATTCGCCGCTGAGCAGCACGGTGGCCGGGGTCGGGGCGATGCGCTTGAGGCGTTCGCAGACTCTGAACATGGCTTCCGACTGACCGATGACGCCTTCGATGTCAGCCGAGTTAGTGCTCACTTCGCGGCGCAGCACGAAGTTTTCACGGGCCAGGCTGGAACGTTCGAAACAGCGCTGGATGGCATTGAGCACCTGGGCCAGCGAGAAGGGCTTGAGCAGGAAATCGGCGGCACCGGCACGCAGCGCGTCGATGGCGGTGTCGAGATCGGCGTAGGCGGTCATCAGCACGACGTCGCCGACATAGCCCTCGTCGCGTAGCTCATGCAGCCAGTCGATGCCCGACAGGCCGGGCAGGGCGATGTCGAGGACGATCAGGTCGTAGTGGCTGCGGCTGACCATCGGCCGCGCCTGCTCGACGCTGCCGGCGCAGTCGGCAACGCCGCAGCGCGTGCTGAGCGCCCGCTGCATGAAGCTCTGCATGCCCGGTTCGTCATCGACGATGAGCACCGAGTATTGCTGCCAGGGGGCGGCCTGGGCGCCGGGGTTTGTCTCATCCATTGGAATGGTCGCTTGTTTGAATGGGTTTGTTTGAATCAATTTTCGCACGGCTGGCCAAGCTGTGCGTGGGTCAGATTGTCCCGCTGCGCCGAACAAAATGTCGCAAGTTGATGACGGCCAGTCGCGTCGGTGGCGCCAAATCGGCTGGCGCGCCATGGTGCCAAATTTGCTTGAGGGGTTTAGCGGTTATCATGCCGCTAGCGGTCTGCGTACCGCATTGAATTGGCGGCGCCTCGGCGCCATGTAAGCTGCCGTGACATCCGCACGGCGGCGGTTGCAGCTTGAATCGGAGTACAACATGAGCTTTTCCCCACTGCGCCGCGCGGCGCTCAAGGGCGCGGTCGCCTGCGCTTTTGCCGTATCCCTTTCGGCCGGCTCGCCGGCCTTTGCCGACGAAGCCATCCTGCGCGTTTCGGCCATCCCCGACGAAGCGCCGACCGAGTTGCAACGCAAGTTCGCGCCGCTCGGCAAATACCTCGAAGCGCAGACCGGCATGAAGGTCGTGTTCACCCCGGTGACCGACTACGCGGCCGTTGTCGAATCGCTGGCCACCAAAAAGATCGACCTTGCCTGGCTCGGCGGTTTCACCTTCGTGCAGGCCAAGATCCGCACCAACGGCACGGCCATCCCCATCGTCCAGCGCGAGGAAGATGCCCGCTTCACTTCCAAGTTCATCACCGCTGATCCGAGCATCAAGACGGTGGCCGACCTCAAGGGCAAGACCTTCGCCTTCGGCGCACCGTCGTCGACCTCGGGCAGCCTGATGCCGCGTTTCTACCTGCAGCAGGCCGGCCTCAATCCGGAAAAGGATTTCAAGAACGTCGCCTACTCCGGCGCCCATGATGCGACTGTTGCCTTCGTCGCCGCCGGCAAGGCCGAAGCTGGTGTCCTTAACGCCTCGGTGTGGGACAAGCTGGTCGAAGCCAAGAAGGTCGACACCGACAAGGTTCGCGTCTTTTCGACGACGCCGCCGTACTTCGACTACAACTGGACGGTGCGCGGCGATCTTGACCCGGTGATCATCAAGAAGCTGACTGACGCCTTCCTCAAGCTCGACCCGGCCAACCCGGAACACAAGGAAATCCTCGCCCTGCAACGTGCCGCCAAGTTCATCCCGACCAAAAAGGAAAACTACGACGGCATCGAGAAGGCAGCGCACGCCGCCGGCTTGTTGAAGTGAGTTTTGCCTTGAACGGCGTGGGGCTGACCCACGCCAATGGTTTTTCCGCGCTCAGGGAGATCACGCTCAAGGCGGAAAAGGGCGAGCTCATCGCCCTGATCGGCCCCTCCGGCGCCGGCAAGACCTCTCTGCTTTCCGTGCTCGGCACGGCGCTGGCGCCGACGGCTGGCACGGCCGACATTTTGGATTTTGGCCAAAATTTCCGGTCGACCGTGGAACTGGCCAAACTGCGCGCCCGCATCGGCACCGTCCATCAAGCGCCGCCGATTCCCGGCCGGCAGCGTGTCGTGACGGCGGTGCTGGCCGGCAAGCTCGGCCAATGGCCGGCTTGGAAGTCGCTGGCCTCGCTGATTTATCCGCTCGACATCCCGGGTGCTCGTGCCGCGCTCGAACGCGTCGATCTGGCCGACAAACTGTTCGCCCGCTGCGACCAGCTCTCCGGCGGACAGTTGCAACGCGTCGGCATCGCCCGCGTGCTCTACCAGCAGCCCGAACTGATCCTCGCCGACGAACCGGTTTCGGCCCTCGACCCGACGCTGGCCATGGCCACCATCCGCCTGCTCATCGCCGAGGCCGAAGCGCGCGGCGCGACGCTGGTTGCCAGCCTGCATGCCGTCGATCTGGCTATCGGCAATTTCTCGCGGATCGTCGGCGTCCGAGCGGGGCTGATCGCCTTCGACCTGCCGGCCAGCGAAGTCAGCGTGCCCATGCTGCACGAGCTCTACGCCAGCGAAGGCGAGGAGCTGCCGGTGCAGGCGCACGAGCAGCACTTCCAGCCGCCAGCCGCCGCCAACGACGCGGCCACCCGCGCTGCATGTTGCTAAACCTTGAAACCTCAGTTGACCGCTCATCCCTCCTTGATCAGCCACATGAATACTGACGTTGGTGCCTGCGAGGCGATTCGCCCGTCGGGTGGCAGCGCTATGCGGCAGCTGGCATGTCTGGCCGGGCGTCCGGCTTTGTCGCTCCTCGTTGCAGGCATGAGCCTGCTGCCTCGTCGCTTCGCGCCGGCCATCCCGTCCAAACGCGCCATCCACCGCATTCAACTGAGGTTTCAAGGTTGAATCCGGCTGAGCGCGACCCGGCCGCCCGCTCGCGCCTGATCGGCGCCCTGGCAACGCTGGTCATCCTCTGGCCGCTGTTTCAGGCGGCCGAGGTCAAGCCCGGAGCGCTCGTCGATCCGAGCAATCTCAAAGTCATCGGCAACTTCCTCGCCGGCTTTCTGCCGCCGGAAAGCGGCGCCGAGTTCATGGGCTACCTGGCCAAGGCGACGCTCGAAACCCTGGCCATCGCCACGGCCGGCATGGCGCTGGCCTTCCTGATCGCCGTGCCGATGGGCTATCTGGCGACCGGTGCCGGGCGCGAAAAGACAACGCTCAACCCCGTCACGCGCAGCCTGCTGACCATCCTGCGTGGCATCCCCGAGCTGGTCTGGGCGCTCGTCTTCGTTCGCGTCTTCGGCCTCGGCCCGGCCGCCGGCGTGCTGGCGCTGGGCCTGACTTACGGCGGCATGTTGGCCAAGGTCTATGCCGAAATTCTCGAATCGGTCGATGCCGCACCGGCCCGGGCGCTCCGCCACAACGGCGCCGGCCGGCCGCTGGCAATCCTCTACGGGCTGATTCCGCAGGCCTCGAAGGAACTGGCCTCGTACACGGTTTATCGCTGGGAATGCGCCATTCGCGCCTCGGTCGTCATGGGCTTCGTCGGTGCCGGCGGGCTCGGCCAGCTCATGGATCAGGCGATGAAAATGCTCAACGGCGGCGAGGCGGCGACCATCCTGCTCGCCTTCATGGTCCTCGTCTTTGCCGCCGATGGTTTCTCGGGCTGGCTGCGCCGGGCGCTCGACACGCCGCCGGCCAACCGGGCCTCGCCCTTCGGCTGGCGCAGCGGCGGGCTCGGGCTGGCGCTGGTGGTCAGTATCGTCGCCAGTTTCAGCTATCTGGAAATTGGCCTGAAATCCCTGTTGACCGTGGAAGCCGCCCACAGCATTGGCGAATTCGTCGCTGGCTTCTTCCCGCCCGACCTGTCCGCCGAGTGGCTGGCCAAAGTCGGCAAGGGCATCTGGGAAACGCTGGCCATTTCGGTTGTCGGCACCTTGCTTGCCGCCGTCGCCGGCCTGCTGCTGGCGCTACCGAAGTGGCGGGCGCCGTTCAGCTTCCTGCTCAACACCCTGCGCTCGGTGCCGGAACTGGTCTGGGCGACGATCACCGCGCTCGCCGTCGGCCTCGGCCCCTTTGCCGGGGCGCTGGCGTTGGCCCTGCACACGACCGGCGTGCTCGGCCGCCTCTACGCCGAAGCCCTCGACAACGCCCCACCGGCCCCCGGCCATGCGCTTCGTCTGGCCGGCGCCCCGGGCGGTTTCGCCTTCCTCTACGGCACCTTGCCAGGCGCCGCCCCGCAGCTCATCGCCTACACGCTCTACCGCTGGGAAATGAACATCCGCATGGCCGCCATCCTCGGCTTCGTCGGCGCCGGCGGGCTCGGCCAGCTGCTTTATTTCGAACTCTCGCTGTTCCACCACGCCCAGGCGTCGACGGTGATCATCGCCATGCTGTTGCTGTCGATTGCCGTCGATCAGGCCAGTGCGTGGCTGCGGCGAAAAATGCATTGAACCTCGGAGACCTGCCATGCAAAACATCCTGATCATCATCAACGCCGCCCCCTACGGCAGCGAACGCTGCCTGTCCGCCCTGCGTCTGGCCACGGCGCTGGCCGGTAGCGACGCCAAACCGGCGGTGCGCATTTTCCTGATGTCCGACGCCACGGTGCTCGGTCTGCCGAACCAGATCGATGGCGCCGGCAACGGCTTGCAGGGCATGGTTGAAGGGCTGGTCGGGCAGGGCGTCGAGATCCGCCTGTGCCGGACTTGCGCGCTGGCCCGTGGTCTCGGCGAGCTGCCGCTGATTCCCGGCACTTCCATCGGCACGCTGGTCGAATTGGCCGAGGCGACGCTGGCGGCGGACAAGGTCATCACCTTCTGATTTGCGCCGGGCGAACATTTCATTTTTGGCCGTTTTTTCCGGTTGACCGTGGGAATGGCCGCGTTTTCGTAGCCGCCCAATATGCTGGCAGGAAGGGCTTTTCGGGATGTTTTGGTGGGACAAAATGTCCCACCTTCGCCGGCCATGGACAAAATGTCCCGGTTTTTCACCCCGCTCCGCAACCCTGATTCCCCATCGTTCAATGACTTATGCCGAATGGCACAGTCGTTGCACTGTTCTCCCCTTGCGACACGGGGTCGCATAAAAGAGGGAAAACTCAAATGAACATGAACAGGCGGCAGTTCTTCAAGGTCTGCTCCGCCGGGCTCAGTGGGTCATCCATCGCCTTGATGGGTTTCTCACCGACCGCAGCCCAGGCGGAAGTACGCACCTTC
It encodes:
- a CDS encoding efflux RND transporter permease subunit, with product MSAFNLSALAVRERSVTLFLMLAIFIAGVVAFLTLGRAEDPAFTIKQMTVITAWPGATAKEMEELVAEPLEKRMQELRWYDRTETFTRPGLAFSTVFLLDSTPPADVPDQFYQARKKLGDEALKLPRGVIGPMVNDEYADVTFALYALKAKGEPHRHLVRDAEVMRQRLLHVPGVKKVNIIGEQAERIFIEFSHDRLATLGVSPRDLFAALNSRNVMTPAGSIEAKGPQVFIRLDGAIDDLEAIRNTPVAARGRTLKLGDIAEVKRGYEDPATFLIRNNGEPTLLLGVVMREGWNGLNLGKALEAEAATINAEMPLGMSLSKVTDQSVNIQSAVGEFMVKFLVALGVVILVGFLSMGWRAGVVVAAAVPLTLAAVFIIMAATGKNFDRITLGSLILALGLLVDDAIIAIEMMVVKMEEGYDRIRAAAYAWSHTAAPMLAGTLVTAIGFMPNGFAKSTAGEYTSNMFWIVGTALIASWIVAVVFTPYLGVKLLPSYEKHAGGHGAIYATPNYERFRRLLGWVIRRKWLVAASVIGAFVVAILGMGVVNKQFFPTSDRPEVLVEVQMPYGTSIAQTSAATAKVEAWLAEQQEARVVTSYIGQGAPRFFLAMSPELPDPSFAKIVVLTGDDKEREALKFRLRQAAADGLAPEARVRVTQIVFGPPSPFPVAYRVMGPDPDKLRDIAAEVRGVMQASAQMRTVNTDWGERVPALHFSLDQDRLQNIGLTSTDVAQQLQFLLSGIPITEVREDIRSVQVTARSGGNTRLDPGRIGDFTLVGAAGQKIPLSQVGKVDVRMEDPILRRRDRTPTITVRGDIAEGLQPPDVSSAVWQELQPIIAKLPAGYRIEMAGAIEESGKANRALAPVFPIMIALTLITIIFQVRSIAAMMMVFATAPLGLIGVVPTLLLFGQPFGINALVGLIALSGILMRNTLILIGQIRDNIADGLVPFNAVVEATVQRARPVILTALAAMLAFIPLTHSVFWGTLAYTLIGGTFAGTILTLVFLPALYAIWFKIRPTAGDGQAVPAVHPEPVAA
- a CDS encoding ADP-ribosylglycohydrolase family protein, which produces MTPAHALEDRAMGALIGAFIGDALALGPHWYYDLDQLHADYGQWINDYTTPKPGRYHAGMQAGQLSQSGILLRLTVQSLVDSGSYDQADFCRRMDNELFPQLDGTPMNGPGGYTSQSIREAWRRRVKSGLPWGQIAGNADTTEAAERILAIAIRYALQPAQLASAVSRNTALTQTDGTVMAMTVAFGAVLGMLVEGQALDANISGKLMARVKSGELPFHTVTSGNLQAPQAGQPEAPTTGRFPSPDALLSQSSIALAATDPDIHIDPAWKVSLVYGLPCAAYHQFPAAYYLAARFHDDFESAVLHAINGGGQNQSRAILAGALTGAQTGLSGIPQRFLDGLENSGELLDLAGRLAKQMVEQPVVEEAG
- the yghU gene encoding glutathione-dependent disulfide-bond oxidoreductase translates to MSTPTTYTPPKIWTWDKANGGRFANINRPIAGATHEQALPHGKHPLQLYSLATPNGVKVTLMLEELLALGHAGAEYDAWLIRITEGDQFGSGFVEVNPNSKIPALLDCSGPEPIRVFESGSILLYLAEKFGAFVPTDPARRAECLSWLFWQMGSGPFLGGGFGHFYAYAPSKIEYAIDRFAMEVKRQMDVLNRRLADHPYVAGDDYTIADMAIWPWYGALAKGQLYEAGEFLQVDEYTHVIRWADEIAQRPAAKRGRMVNRVTGPLEDQLHERHDASDFATRTQDKLQAQP
- a CDS encoding sensor histidine kinase, giving the protein MPGLGDLTPPIQRSIRARLLLLALIPLGIVLPLAMAALAYWGGDYLDRLLVTKVRSDLAVAHGYFERVTDGVGRSVASLAASERLARTLRSARGQPEQVVASLLNSTQLEYKLDFLHFFDVDRSKQDAATWSVIAAALAGKASTETEVFSAPQLFTISPELASRARTPIVATANARPDPRAAETRGLVIHSAAPVHDADGRLIGVLTGGVLLNKNLDFIDRLNAIVYPEGALPFGSAGTATLFLGDVRVATNVRLFGDTRAIGTRVSQAVYDTVLGAGQTWLDRAFVVSDWYVSAYEPLLDSHQQRIGMLYVGFLEGPFVDARKQAFAGLIVLFALAMLIAGVFAVLWARRVFKPIERMHATMHAIENGQDEARVGTVASQDELGVVAAHFDRMLDRLQAQATSLKRWGASLDAKVAARTAELEQAVADLKAAQSQLVMNEKLAAIGQLTAGIAHEINNPIAVIQGNLDVLRDLLGPQAEPVAPEIRLIHEQVQRIRLIVAKLLQFARPQDYVGYLEPTDPAQLIQDSLLLVRHLLKTGNIAIEQQVDSTRQIICNKNELQQVVINLLVNAIQAMPEGGVLRIAVDDWDEADMPVGIQLYVEDSGPGISKADLEHLFEPFFTAKKPGGNGLGLWVSKNLIERYGGHLTATSSPGAGARFTVWLRCEPLA